In a single window of the Gossypium hirsutum isolate 1008001.06 chromosome D02, Gossypium_hirsutum_v2.1, whole genome shotgun sequence genome:
- the LOC107936229 gene encoding uncharacterized protein At4g14450, chloroplastic — MSTAPRKSSAVDGSDRRQPSRLQRCAPASIRISPVSNWNVAIPLLSPVPPSPPSIDLGMTEKREELPRKEQQRQKQTTERQKRVFAMWQHPAAPFCYEPAPFVPV, encoded by the coding sequence ATGTCAACAGCACCGAGAAAAAGCTCCGCCGTCGACGGCTCCGATCGGCGGCAACCTAGTCGACTTCAACGGTGTGCTCCGGCTTCTATACGGATTAGTCCGGTTTCGAACTGGAACGTTGCGATCCCTCTCTTATCACCGGTCCCTCCTTCGCCTCCCTCGATTGATCTGGGGATGACTGAGAAAAGAGAAGAGCTACCGCGAAAAGAGCAGCAGCGGCAAAAGCAGACAACGGAGCGTCAGAAGCGTGTTTTTGCGATGTGGCAACATCCAGCGGCCCCGTTTTGTTACGAACCGGCGCCGTTTGTGCCGGTTTAG